A window of Prolixibacter sp. SD074 contains these coding sequences:
- the metF gene encoding methylenetetrahydrofolate reductase [NAD(P)H], with translation MKIIDIINQSDKTVFSFELLPPLKGQNADKLYRTIEELLDFDPKYINITTHRDEMEYRMLPNGLLEKRTIRKRPGTVAIAASIQNRYNVPVVPHVVCGGFTKEETENMLLDLNFMGINNVLALRGDKLKSESIFKPEPGGHAYANELVKQIVDLRQGKYIDPDLKNNTPMDFCIGVAGYPEKHSEATNPDVDLINLKRKVESGADYIVTQMFFDNQKYYDFIDRCRAAGINVPIIPGIKPLSLKNQVSVLPGIFSIDIPEEFAKEVRKCKNNEDARQVGTEWAIAQAKDLVAHNVPCLHIYTYGISDNTKQIAKAAF, from the coding sequence ATGAAAATAATTGACATCATCAACCAATCCGATAAAACGGTTTTTTCCTTTGAGCTATTACCTCCGCTAAAAGGGCAAAACGCTGATAAACTCTACCGGACAATTGAAGAGTTGCTGGATTTTGACCCAAAATATATTAACATTACAACCCATCGTGACGAGATGGAGTACCGAATGCTGCCCAATGGGTTGCTCGAAAAACGAACTATTCGCAAACGTCCGGGAACGGTCGCCATTGCAGCTTCCATACAGAATCGTTACAATGTGCCGGTCGTACCGCATGTGGTATGTGGCGGCTTTACCAAAGAGGAGACCGAAAACATGCTGCTCGATCTCAACTTTATGGGCATTAATAATGTGTTGGCGCTCCGCGGTGATAAACTGAAGTCAGAATCAATATTCAAGCCGGAGCCGGGGGGACACGCCTACGCCAACGAATTGGTGAAACAAATCGTCGATCTCCGGCAGGGAAAATATATCGATCCGGATCTAAAGAACAACACTCCGATGGACTTTTGCATTGGAGTGGCCGGATATCCTGAAAAACATTCCGAAGCAACCAATCCCGATGTGGACCTGATAAATCTCAAAAGGAAAGTCGAATCCGGAGCTGATTACATTGTGACCCAGATGTTCTTCGATAATCAGAAATACTACGATTTTATCGATCGTTGCCGCGCTGCCGGAATCAATGTTCCGATTATTCCGGGAATTAAACCGCTTTCGCTGAAAAACCAGGTTTCGGTATTACCCGGAATTTTTAGTATCGATATTCCGGAAGAATTCGCGAAGGAAGTGCGGAAATGCAAGAACAATGAAGATGCCCGTCAGGTGGGCACCGAATGGGCCATTGCGCAGGCAAAGGATTTGGTTGCGCACAATGTACCTTGTCTTCATATATATACCTACGGCATATCAGATAATACAAAGCAAATTGCCAAAGCCGCGTTTTAA
- a CDS encoding T9SS type A sorting domain-containing protein produces MRYFFLFLVFTLFSAPYSFSQVLITSVSGGEVHEGTSVMHWKIGGFVGSSTTNFQLSGFPILMQGTKPDAVNDQLEAGNLFYPNPFSNQLNIQLRNKETEMDITLYDVTGTAIKTFTHVVNNLSVELSELPDGIYLFRCTDTRTHQIVETQKIIKIH; encoded by the coding sequence ATGAGGTACTTTTTCCTTTTCCTTGTTTTTACCTTGTTTTCTGCCCCGTATTCATTTTCGCAAGTCCTGATAACTTCGGTCTCCGGCGGTGAAGTACATGAGGGTACATCGGTCATGCATTGGAAAATCGGTGGCTTTGTTGGCAGCAGCACAACCAACTTCCAGCTTTCAGGCTTTCCTATCCTGATGCAGGGCACAAAACCGGACGCGGTAAATGACCAACTGGAGGCGGGAAACCTGTTTTATCCCAATCCCTTTTCCAATCAATTAAACATTCAACTTCGGAACAAAGAAACGGAAATGGACATTACCCTCTACGACGTAACTGGCACGGCAATTAAAACTTTTACGCATGTGGTGAATAACTTATCGGTAGAACTGTCCGAATTACCCGATGGTATCTACCTGTTCCGGTGCACTGATACACGAACACACCAAATAGTCGAGACGCAAAAAATAATTAAAATACACTAA
- the metH gene encoding methionine synthase gives MTSKYDIQEEIKKRVLVLDGAMGTMIQQHKLDEADFRGSRFADWDHPLRGNNDLLSIVRPDIIREIHEAFLEAGADILETNTFNANRISQSDYGMEELVYELNVASVKVAREAAEKFSMPGKPRFVAGSLGPTNKTASMSPDVNDPGFRAVSYNDLKEVYREQVDGLLDGGVDLLLVETIFDTLNAKAALMAIDEALEARGIRKPVMVSGTITDASGRTLSGQTVEAFLNSVSHMDLLTIGLNCSLGAKDMRPYLEELGRKAPFYISAYPNAGLPNQFGEYDETPEMMAEQVKGFLDKSTVNIVGGCCGTTPDHIRELAKLAKKAQPHEKVQPDVAMRLSGLEPLTVNRASNFINVGERCNVAGSRKFARLIREEKYEEALSIAREMVEGGAQVIDVNLDDAMLDAKKEMVRFLNMLMAEPDIARLPVMIDSSKWEVIEAGLQCLQGKAIVNSISLKEGGTEFKAHAHKIKQYGAAVVVMAFDEDGQADSYERRIQICERAYRILTEEVHFPATDIIFDPNILTVGTGIEEHNNYAVDYIRATKWIKENLPEARVSGGVSNVSFSFRGNNVVREAMHSAFLYHAIKAGMDMGIVNPGMLQIYDEIPKDLLERVEDVILNRRPDSTERLLEFAEQVKDSGHKEAKKNVWRELPVKERLEHALVKGIPDYVEEDLAEIMPQFDAALNIIEGPLMDGMNIVGDLFGDGKMFLPQVIKSARVMKKAVAWLQPHIEREKAENGTEIKNRTKVLLATVKGDVHDIGKNIVGVVLACNNIDVIDLGVMVPTETILAKAGEEKVDLIGVSGLITPSLEEMVLVAREMENRGLKIPLIIGGATTSKIHTAVKIEPEYSQPVVHVKDASRAVGVVQSLTTGDQKYMDGIKAEYEGIREFHGNRKPKSYLTFDQAKKNAFRPDWKTQPVYTPKFTGVKVFDDYPLEELREYIDWTFFFLAWELRAHFPDVLTDPKMGEEARKLFADANAMLDEIIEKKMLRASGVFGLWPANSVGEDIELYTDESRTEKVGAFYHLRQQTIKKEDGKPNYCLSDFVAPKESGVKDYCGGFAVTAGIGIEKWVEEYKADHNDYKAIMLEALADRLAEAFAERLHERVRKEFWAYVPDENLTKEELIRVKYQGIRPALGYPACPEHSEKENLFNLLDAEKNTGIKLTEHFAMYPTASVSGQYFAHPRSIYFGVDKVGKDQVEDYARRKNESVEFIEKFLPVNLNYK, from the coding sequence ATGACAAGCAAATACGACATACAAGAGGAAATCAAAAAGCGTGTCCTGGTGCTCGATGGGGCTATGGGGACAATGATCCAACAACATAAACTGGATGAAGCAGACTTTCGCGGAAGCCGTTTTGCCGACTGGGATCACCCGCTGAGAGGGAATAACGACCTTCTTTCCATCGTTCGGCCCGATATCATCCGGGAAATTCATGAAGCATTTCTCGAGGCGGGGGCCGATATTCTCGAAACAAATACATTCAATGCGAACCGCATTTCCCAATCCGATTACGGAATGGAAGAGTTGGTGTATGAACTGAATGTAGCTTCGGTGAAGGTGGCCCGTGAAGCAGCGGAGAAATTCTCGATGCCTGGTAAGCCGCGTTTTGTCGCCGGGTCACTCGGACCAACCAATAAAACAGCGTCGATGTCACCCGATGTGAACGACCCGGGTTTTCGTGCCGTTAGCTACAACGATCTGAAAGAGGTGTACCGGGAACAGGTGGACGGACTGCTCGACGGCGGAGTGGATTTGTTGCTGGTGGAAACGATTTTCGATACGCTGAATGCCAAGGCCGCTTTGATGGCTATTGACGAAGCGCTTGAAGCACGTGGTATTCGGAAACCGGTGATGGTTTCCGGTACGATTACCGACGCCAGTGGCCGAACGCTTTCCGGGCAAACCGTTGAGGCATTTCTCAATTCGGTTTCGCACATGGACTTGCTGACCATCGGGCTGAACTGCTCATTGGGTGCAAAAGATATGCGTCCGTACCTGGAAGAGCTGGGCCGGAAAGCGCCGTTTTATATCAGTGCGTATCCGAATGCCGGCTTGCCCAACCAGTTTGGTGAATACGACGAAACGCCCGAAATGATGGCTGAGCAGGTGAAAGGTTTTCTCGACAAGAGTACGGTAAATATTGTTGGTGGATGTTGCGGTACCACGCCCGACCACATTCGTGAACTGGCCAAACTGGCGAAAAAGGCCCAGCCACACGAAAAAGTTCAACCGGACGTGGCGATGCGCCTGAGCGGATTGGAACCCCTTACGGTGAATCGGGCCTCGAACTTCATTAATGTTGGAGAACGTTGTAACGTGGCGGGATCGCGCAAATTTGCCCGTCTCATTCGAGAAGAAAAGTATGAGGAAGCACTTTCCATTGCCCGCGAAATGGTAGAAGGTGGCGCGCAGGTTATCGATGTGAACCTGGATGATGCCATGCTTGACGCGAAAAAAGAGATGGTCCGTTTTCTTAATATGCTGATGGCTGAACCGGATATTGCCCGGCTACCTGTCATGATTGATTCTTCCAAGTGGGAAGTAATCGAAGCAGGGTTGCAATGTTTGCAAGGGAAAGCGATCGTCAATTCCATCAGCCTGAAAGAAGGCGGGACAGAATTTAAAGCACATGCCCACAAAATAAAACAGTACGGAGCGGCAGTAGTCGTTATGGCTTTTGATGAAGACGGTCAGGCTGACAGCTATGAACGTCGTATCCAAATATGTGAAAGGGCGTACCGTATTCTTACCGAGGAGGTCCATTTCCCGGCAACGGATATTATTTTTGACCCGAATATCCTGACGGTTGGAACCGGAATTGAGGAACACAACAATTATGCGGTTGATTACATCCGGGCAACAAAGTGGATTAAGGAAAATCTGCCTGAAGCGCGTGTGAGTGGAGGTGTTTCGAATGTGTCGTTTTCCTTCCGCGGAAACAATGTGGTCCGCGAAGCCATGCATTCGGCATTCTTGTACCATGCTATTAAAGCGGGTATGGACATGGGAATTGTCAACCCGGGCATGCTCCAGATTTATGATGAGATTCCAAAAGATTTGCTCGAACGTGTTGAAGATGTTATTCTGAACCGACGTCCCGATTCAACGGAACGATTGCTTGAATTCGCCGAACAGGTAAAAGATTCCGGGCATAAAGAGGCGAAGAAAAATGTATGGCGCGAATTGCCGGTAAAGGAAAGGCTCGAACATGCGTTAGTGAAGGGAATTCCCGATTATGTGGAAGAGGATTTAGCCGAAATAATGCCTCAGTTCGATGCCGCACTCAACATTATCGAGGGCCCGCTGATGGATGGGATGAACATTGTCGGCGATCTGTTTGGAGATGGTAAAATGTTTCTTCCGCAGGTCATTAAATCGGCCCGTGTGATGAAGAAAGCTGTTGCCTGGCTGCAGCCCCACATTGAGCGGGAAAAAGCTGAAAATGGCACGGAAATAAAGAATCGCACCAAAGTATTGCTGGCTACCGTGAAGGGTGATGTGCACGACATTGGTAAAAATATTGTCGGGGTGGTGCTGGCCTGTAATAACATTGATGTAATTGATTTGGGTGTGATGGTCCCGACGGAAACTATCCTGGCGAAAGCCGGGGAAGAAAAAGTCGATTTGATTGGAGTCAGCGGCCTGATTACACCTTCGCTGGAGGAGATGGTACTGGTGGCCCGTGAAATGGAGAACCGGGGGTTGAAAATCCCTCTCATTATTGGTGGGGCTACTACGTCAAAAATTCATACAGCCGTAAAAATTGAGCCTGAATACAGTCAGCCGGTGGTGCATGTTAAGGATGCCTCCCGCGCCGTAGGTGTGGTGCAAAGCCTGACAACCGGCGACCAGAAATACATGGATGGTATAAAAGCCGAATACGAAGGTATTCGCGAATTTCATGGAAATAGAAAGCCGAAGTCGTACTTAACTTTTGATCAGGCAAAGAAAAATGCTTTTCGTCCTGATTGGAAAACACAGCCGGTTTACACACCGAAATTTACCGGTGTGAAAGTTTTTGACGATTACCCGCTGGAGGAGTTACGTGAGTATATCGACTGGACCTTCTTCTTCCTAGCCTGGGAACTGCGGGCGCATTTCCCGGATGTGCTGACTGACCCGAAAATGGGAGAAGAGGCACGCAAACTGTTTGCCGATGCCAATGCCATGCTTGACGAGATCATTGAGAAGAAAATGCTCAGGGCCAGCGGTGTGTTTGGTTTGTGGCCGGCTAATTCAGTCGGTGAAGATATTGAGCTGTACACCGACGAATCACGTACTGAAAAAGTGGGCGCTTTCTATCATTTGCGGCAGCAAACCATCAAAAAAGAGGATGGCAAACCCAACTATTGTCTTAGTGATTTTGTAGCGCCTAAAGAGAGTGGCGTGAAGGATTACTGTGGTGGTTTTGCCGTGACAGCCGGGATTGGCATCGAGAAATGGGTAGAAGAGTACAAAGCGGATCACAACGATTACAAAGCGATTATGCTGGAAGCGCTGGCTGATCGTCTGGCCGAGGCTTTCGCCGAAAGACTGCACGAACGAGTTCGTAAAGAGTTCTGGGCTTATGTCCCGGATGAAAATTTAACGAAAGAAGAATTGATTCGGGTCAAGTACCAGGGAATCCGCCCGGCGTTGGGTTATCCGGCCTGCCCGGAACACTCGGAGAAAGAGAACCTGTTCAATCTGTTGGATGCAGAGAAAAATACCGGCATTAAGCTCACCGAGCATTTTGCCATGTACCCGACAGCCTCGGTTAGCGGACAGTATTTTGCACATCCCCGCTCCATTTATTTTGGTGTGGATAAAGTAGGTAAAGATCAGGTGGAAGATTACGCGCGACGGAAAAATGAATCAGTCGAATTCATCGAGAAATTCCTTCCGGTGAACCTGAATTATAAATAA
- a CDS encoding alpha-amylase family glycosyl hydrolase, with protein MTLMKKTLFLIALLLVSLTAGAQTVTDYSVTTEPAFITANQQVKVIFDLKSFDTAANWGDVYLWIWLSDPDTGNPTDQGTWANTSDAYKMTSEGNNQYSFTFTPSALWPNVDPTTIKKIGVIAKAKDGSGDNKTNPDYLLDVTAQGVLEIQNSVTSPYIGMAGESLPVSIVASEPADITLLLDDTELQTATGTSLDYTATLPQSGDHWLITKAQAGAEIKYDSVFVTIRQDLTGTMPAAYHKGINYVDDTTVGLVLWAPYKQDVYVLGEFDNWQPSAAYQMHKDGDYYWITLNIEKGKEYLYQYLVDGTIKIADPYTEKVSDPWNDQYISSTTYPNLIAYPTGKTTGITSSFQTAQTPYNWQVTNFSSPSPDSLVVYELLVRDFDASHSFQGVINHLDYLQDLNINVLELMPVNEFEGNSSWGYNPDFYFAPDKYYGPKNELKKLVDECHKRGIAVVIDLVLNHSYGQSPFVQLYFKDGAPTAQNPWYNQQSNFENPDAQWGYDFNHESAATQQLVDSINSFWMGEYKVDGFRYDFTKGFSNNFKPLATDPWGSKYDADRIRILERMADQVWKRKSDALVIFEHLADNNEETVLADYNKGILLWGNMSGAAQNAAKGNVANNNADFSWASYSQRGWNKSRLVGYMESHDEQRVAYVAETSGLADGDYNIKDVPTTLNRIELNAALFFTIPGPKMFYMFDELGNDKDINVPSRTGEKEPLWSYVDDPDRTDVFQTYAKLFYLKRNYGIFSTTDFTYSLNGVTKWIKLNKDNQHVVVEGNFGLTSADMSVDFPVTGKWYEYFTGDSITLTNNSYMVNLAPGEYRLYSTEKFTKDKIVTDVPAVSANDNPLQVWPNPVQNSLNLSADEDMNRVTVYSITGRVLLDKSFPGYGKTSVAIQSDGWPQGTYIVKVITTSGNVETRKVMKY; from the coding sequence ATGACACTGATGAAGAAAACACTATTCCTGATCGCACTCCTGCTTGTGAGCTTGACGGCAGGGGCACAAACCGTTACAGATTATTCTGTAACTACTGAACCGGCTTTTATTACGGCAAATCAACAGGTAAAAGTAATTTTTGACCTGAAAAGTTTTGATACAGCAGCAAATTGGGGGGATGTTTACCTGTGGATCTGGCTTTCTGATCCGGATACCGGAAATCCAACCGACCAGGGAACCTGGGCCAATACCAGCGATGCGTATAAAATGACTAGCGAGGGGAATAATCAGTATTCTTTCACCTTTACTCCTTCGGCTCTTTGGCCGAACGTCGATCCGACGACGATTAAGAAAATTGGTGTGATTGCTAAAGCGAAAGACGGCTCCGGAGATAACAAAACCAATCCGGATTATTTGCTGGATGTGACAGCACAAGGCGTGCTGGAAATTCAGAATTCGGTCACATCTCCGTACATTGGAATGGCTGGTGAATCACTCCCGGTTTCTATTGTGGCCAGTGAACCGGCCGATATCACGCTTTTGCTTGATGATACCGAATTGCAAACTGCAACAGGAACAAGCCTCGATTATACAGCCACTTTGCCGCAATCGGGCGATCACTGGTTGATTACCAAGGCCCAGGCTGGCGCTGAAATAAAATATGATTCGGTTTTTGTCACCATTCGGCAGGATTTGACCGGAACAATGCCGGCTGCTTACCACAAAGGAATTAATTACGTTGATGATACGACCGTCGGTCTGGTGCTTTGGGCTCCATATAAACAAGATGTGTATGTGTTGGGTGAATTCGATAACTGGCAACCCTCCGCAGCATACCAGATGCATAAGGATGGCGATTATTATTGGATTACTTTGAATATTGAAAAAGGGAAGGAGTATCTGTATCAGTATCTGGTTGATGGGACCATCAAGATTGCCGATCCCTATACGGAAAAGGTGAGTGATCCCTGGAACGATCAATATATTTCCAGTACCACTTATCCAAATTTGATTGCTTATCCTACCGGGAAGACAACCGGGATTACTTCCAGTTTTCAAACGGCGCAAACACCTTATAACTGGCAGGTTACCAATTTTTCTTCACCATCTCCCGACTCATTGGTCGTTTATGAGTTGCTGGTGAGAGATTTTGATGCATCACATTCTTTCCAGGGGGTGATTAATCATCTTGATTATCTGCAGGATTTGAATATCAATGTGCTGGAGTTGATGCCGGTAAACGAATTTGAAGGCAACAGCAGTTGGGGGTATAACCCCGATTTCTATTTCGCACCGGATAAGTACTATGGCCCGAAAAATGAACTGAAGAAACTGGTTGACGAATGCCATAAGAGAGGTATCGCTGTCGTGATTGATTTGGTTTTGAATCACTCGTACGGCCAAAGCCCGTTTGTGCAATTATATTTTAAAGATGGTGCGCCTACCGCACAAAATCCCTGGTATAATCAGCAAAGTAATTTCGAAAATCCGGATGCTCAATGGGGCTACGATTTTAATCACGAAAGTGCGGCGACACAACAGCTGGTCGATAGCATCAATTCCTTCTGGATGGGCGAGTACAAAGTGGATGGTTTCCGCTATGACTTTACCAAAGGATTTTCCAATAATTTCAAACCGTTGGCAACCGATCCGTGGGGAAGTAAATATGATGCCGATCGTATCCGGATTTTGGAGCGAATGGCCGATCAGGTATGGAAACGGAAATCGGATGCACTGGTTATTTTTGAGCATCTGGCTGATAATAATGAGGAAACGGTTTTAGCCGATTATAATAAAGGAATTCTGCTCTGGGGCAATATGTCGGGGGCGGCCCAAAATGCAGCGAAAGGAAATGTGGCTAATAATAATGCTGATTTTTCCTGGGCTTCATACTCGCAACGTGGCTGGAATAAATCCCGACTGGTTGGATATATGGAAAGCCACGATGAACAACGGGTAGCCTATGTAGCCGAAACCTCAGGGTTGGCTGATGGAGATTACAACATAAAAGATGTACCTACTACGTTAAACCGAATCGAGCTGAATGCTGCGTTATTCTTTACCATTCCTGGTCCGAAAATGTTTTATATGTTCGACGAATTGGGTAATGATAAGGACATCAATGTGCCGAGTCGTACAGGAGAGAAAGAGCCTCTTTGGAGCTATGTGGATGATCCGGATCGCACCGATGTTTTCCAGACGTATGCCAAGTTATTTTACCTGAAGCGCAATTATGGCATCTTCTCAACCACCGATTTTACTTACTCATTGAACGGAGTCACGAAATGGATTAAACTGAACAAGGATAATCAGCACGTGGTAGTCGAGGGGAACTTTGGATTAACGAGTGCGGATATGTCTGTTGACTTCCCGGTTACCGGAAAGTGGTATGAATATTTTACCGGCGATTCTATTACTCTTACCAACAATTCATACATGGTTAATTTAGCTCCGGGTGAGTACCGGCTATATTCAACCGAGAAATTTACGAAAGACAAAATTGTAACCGATGTACCGGCTGTTTCTGCTAACGATAACCCATTACAGGTATGGCCCAATCCGGTTCAGAACAGTTTGAACCTGTCGGCTGATGAAGACATGAACCGTGTCACCGTGTATTCCATTACCGGCCGGGTATTGCTCGATAAAAGCTTTCCTGGCTACGGCAAAACATCAGTGGCGATTCAATCCGATGGCTGGCCGCAGGGGACCTATATTGTAAAAGTAATTACCACTTCCGGCAATGTGGAAACACGGAAGGTGATGAAATACTAA
- a CDS encoding alpha-amylase family glycosyl hydrolase gives MKKLLSIVFIFLALHSIARAQSDVMMQAFYWDPPVDAAHLNGIWWDKLAGEIPELEAAGIKALWIPSPCKGNWGIYDMGYGIYDHYDLGNFNQCGTVETRFGSKAELMNLLHVAHDTSKGRRMDIYADMVMNHMYSTQGKDLERNPVVKKYMQEQAVIDGKAHAPYPTNEIVWQFIPSRPGNYLFHIRGFHLNFGAPASERFFQFECNFPAFAGNESEEAPQKKYYRNILSPESEQSFRVKVPAGKTGQPVTIRLAAQKGTDDKNFQWTDQANAYYIADVTFSGKSVNDSLFALTHTGIHYVDHGNLPNLKWCYSDFHPSDATDSLGFPGNRDTLMTNVKWFGNDLNTLNPKVQQRLMDWGKWLADSIGFDGYRLDFVQGYQPEMVAKWVTNLPPGSAGKQPFIVGEYFTNYPGRIHDWVQRVNNYRFYGKHPNVTAFDFPLKKALTDMCNGDGKSFSMKRLARASMCNNEKYELPASSVVSFAENHDTGKEHDKWIVKDWRMAYAYILFAPERPCIFYPHYYGVKQHDVNDKKFSVQSPDSLKSFIDKLIKIRAKYLNGSMIPLKFNECSAPGNLFVAIREGGEKNSGAILVLNNNDSKELSCVADTKAKCYSDLAGKKLMNLLRPGDEVNVSGSGFVELKAPSRGISIYVRADRLHK, from the coding sequence GTGAAAAAATTACTTTCCATAGTATTTATTTTTCTTGCCCTTCATTCAATTGCACGGGCTCAGTCTGATGTCATGATGCAGGCATTCTACTGGGATCCGCCAGTTGATGCTGCACATTTGAATGGCATTTGGTGGGATAAACTGGCCGGTGAAATACCGGAACTGGAAGCTGCAGGGATCAAAGCATTATGGATTCCTTCTCCCTGTAAAGGGAATTGGGGAATATATGACATGGGTTATGGCATTTATGATCATTACGACCTGGGAAATTTCAACCAATGTGGAACCGTAGAGACCCGTTTCGGTTCGAAAGCCGAATTGATGAACCTTCTCCATGTGGCACATGATACTTCGAAAGGTCGGCGAATGGACATTTACGCCGACATGGTCATGAATCACATGTATTCGACCCAGGGAAAAGACCTGGAGCGAAACCCTGTTGTAAAAAAGTATATGCAGGAACAAGCAGTGATTGATGGAAAAGCCCATGCTCCATATCCAACCAATGAGATTGTCTGGCAATTCATTCCTTCCCGGCCCGGTAATTATTTATTCCACATCCGTGGATTTCATTTGAACTTCGGTGCGCCGGCATCAGAACGTTTTTTTCAATTTGAATGCAATTTTCCGGCCTTTGCCGGAAATGAATCAGAGGAAGCACCTCAAAAAAAATATTACAGGAATATTTTATCTCCTGAAAGTGAGCAATCTTTTCGGGTTAAAGTTCCTGCAGGTAAAACAGGTCAGCCCGTCACTATTCGTTTGGCCGCGCAAAAAGGTACTGATGACAAGAACTTTCAATGGACCGATCAGGCCAATGCTTATTACATTGCCGATGTAACCTTCAGTGGAAAATCGGTAAACGACTCCCTTTTTGCTTTAACACATACAGGTATCCACTATGTCGATCACGGAAATCTTCCTAACCTGAAATGGTGTTATTCCGATTTTCATCCTTCCGATGCAACGGATTCGCTTGGTTTTCCGGGAAACCGGGATACACTGATGACCAATGTGAAATGGTTTGGAAACGATTTGAATACCCTGAATCCCAAAGTTCAGCAACGGCTGATGGATTGGGGCAAGTGGCTGGCCGATTCCATTGGTTTCGATGGTTATCGCCTGGATTTTGTTCAGGGTTACCAGCCGGAAATGGTCGCCAAATGGGTGACGAACCTCCCTCCGGGTTCAGCCGGAAAACAACCTTTTATTGTCGGTGAATATTTTACCAATTATCCCGGCAGGATACATGACTGGGTACAACGTGTGAATAATTACCGTTTTTACGGAAAACATCCCAATGTTACTGCTTTCGATTTTCCGCTGAAGAAAGCATTGACCGACATGTGTAATGGCGATGGAAAGTCGTTTTCGATGAAACGCCTGGCAAGGGCTTCGATGTGCAATAACGAAAAGTATGAATTGCCGGCTTCATCGGTGGTCAGCTTTGCCGAGAATCATGATACAGGGAAAGAACATGATAAGTGGATCGTGAAAGACTGGCGGATGGCCTATGCCTACATTTTGTTTGCGCCTGAACGGCCTTGCATTTTCTATCCACATTATTATGGGGTAAAGCAACATGACGTTAACGACAAGAAATTTTCGGTTCAGTCACCTGATTCGCTGAAATCCTTTATTGATAAATTAATTAAAATCCGGGCCAAATACCTTAACGGTTCAATGATTCCATTGAAGTTTAACGAATGTTCTGCTCCCGGTAATTTATTTGTGGCGATACGTGAAGGCGGAGAGAAGAACTCCGGTGCCATTTTAGTTTTAAACAATAATGACTCAAAAGAGCTAAGTTGCGTGGCTGACACGAAAGCAAAGTGCTACTCCGACTTGGCGGGTAAAAAGCTGATGAATTTGCTCCGGCCCGGCGATGAAGTGAATGTATCCGGAAGTGGATTTGTGGAACTAAAAGCGCCTTCAAGAGGTATATCCATATATGTGCGGGCCGACAGGCTTCATAAATAA